The candidate division WOR-3 bacterium genome includes a region encoding these proteins:
- the surE gene encoding 5'/3'-nucleotidase SurE: MGGDFISRCEMEKPLIVLTNDDGIEARGLRDLFVATRGLGKRFVVAPAKNQSAASHSFSLRKPIVVERRRPGWFAVLGTPTDCVLISHHGIFRRSIGLVLSGINDSANLGDDVLYSGTVAAAIEAALLGIPAVAVSYLEDGKNFKAARDFLHQLVPLLLKGLLPKKCLLNVNIPAGEIKGVRVTRLGKRIYKDMAIKGVLPDGGVCYTIDGEMGFAQTRGSDFEAVYSGYISVTPLHLDMTHHSEVRRLERAFKKAGLI; the protein is encoded by the coding sequence TTGGGCGGTGATTTTATTAGCAGGTGCGAGATGGAAAAGCCTTTGATTGTTCTCACCAATGATGACGGGATTGAGGCAAGGGGTTTAAGGGATTTGTTTGTTGCCACCAGGGGGCTGGGCAAGAGGTTTGTGGTGGCACCGGCAAAAAATCAGTCTGCGGCAAGCCACTCCTTTTCCCTGCGCAAGCCGATTGTGGTGGAAAGGAGAAGGCCGGGCTGGTTTGCGGTTCTGGGCACACCAACCGACTGCGTGCTCATATCGCATCACGGCATCTTCCGGCGCTCAATCGGTCTGGTCCTCTCCGGGATAAATGACAGCGCCAACCTTGGGGATGATGTTTTGTATTCGGGCACGGTGGCGGCAGCGATTGAGGCGGCGCTTTTGGGGATACCGGCGGTGGCGGTTTCCTATCTTGAGGATGGGAAAAATTTTAAGGCGGCAAGGGATTTCCTTCACCAACTTGTGCCCCTGCTTTTGAAAGGGCTCTTGCCAAAAAAGTGCCTCTTGAATGTGAATATCCCGGCAGGGGAGATCAAAGGGGTGCGGGTGACAAGGCTGGGCAAGAGAATCTATAAGGATATGGCGATTAAGGGGGTTTTGCCGGATGGCGGTGTCTGCTATACGATTGACGGTGAGATGGGTTTTGCCCAGACAAGGGGTTCTGATTTTGAGGCGGTCTATTCAGGCTATATTTCGGTTACGCCCCTGCATCTGGATATGACCCACCATTCTGAGGTGCGGCGCCTGGAGAGGGCGTTTAAAAAGGCGGGGCTGATTTAG